In Anopheles gambiae chromosome 2, idAnoGambNW_F1_1, whole genome shotgun sequence, a single window of DNA contains:
- the LOC1269789 gene encoding protein disulfide-isomerase A3: MSCRLLLVCLCALVAVAFAGEADVLDLTDSDFSTRVAETETTLVMFYAPWCGHCKKLKPEYAKAAELLRGEDPPIALAKVDCTEGGKDTCNKFSVSGYPTLKVFKNGEVSQEYNGPREATGIAKYMKSIVGPASKDLLTVEAFEAFLKVQETSVVGFFQKESELKGVFLKYADSQRERLRFGHSSAPAVLEKQGETDAIFLFRARQLANKFEPDFVKFEGTTKQELADFVKANFHGLAGVRSRDTTSDFKNPLVVVYYAVDYVKNPKGTNYWRNRVLKVAKEFVGRVNFAVSAKDDFQHELNEYGYDYTGDKPLVLARDAKNQKFIMKDEFSVENLQAFATELEEGSLEPYVKSEPVPESNDGPVKVAVAKNFDEVVVNNGVDTLVEFYAPWCGHCKKLTPTLEELGTKLKDEAVSIVKMDATANDVPPQFEVRGFPTLYWLPKDAKSSPARYEGGREVDDFVKYIAKHATSELKGFDRAGGAKKTEL; encoded by the exons ATGAGCTGCCGGTTGCTGCTGGTTTGTCTGTGTGccctggtggcggtggcgtttGCCGGTGAAGCCGACGTGCTGGATCTGACCGATAGCGATTTTTCGACCCGCGTCGCGGAGACGGAAACCACCCTTGTGATGTTCTACGCACCATG GTGCGGACACTGCAAAAAGCTCAAGCCGGAATATGCCAAGGCAGCGGAGCTGCTACGTGGCGAAGATCCTCCGATCGCGCTGGCCAAGGTCGACTGTACCGAGGGCGGTAAGGACACGTGTAACAAGTTCAGCGTCAGCGGCTATCCCACCCTGAAGGTGTTCAAGAACGGCGAGGTGTCGCAGGAGTACAACGGCCCGCGCGAAGCGACCGGCATTGCCAAGTACATGAAATCGATCGTCGGACCGGCCTCGAAGGATCTGCTGACGGTGGAAGCGTTCGAAGCGTTCCTGAAGGTGCAGGAAACGTCCGTGGTCGGGTTCTTCCAGAAGGAGTCGGAGCTGAAGGGTGTCTTCCTGAAGTACGCGGACAGCCAGCGCGAGCGGCTACGCTTCGGTCACAGCAGTGCGCCGGCCGTACTGGAGAAGCAGGGCGAAACCGATGCCATATTCCTGTTCCGTGCCCGCCAGCTGGCCAACAAGTTTGAGCCGGACTTTGTCAAGTTCGAGGGAACCACCAAGCAGGAGCTGGCCGACTTCGTGAAGGCCAACTTCCACGGGCTGGCCGGAGTGCGTTCGCGCGACACTACGAGCGACTTCAAGAACCCGCTGGTGGTCGTGTACTACGCGGTGGACTACGTGAAGAACCCGAAGGGCACCAACTACTGGCGCAACCGTGTGCTGAAGGTGGCGAAGGAGTTCGTCGGACGCGTCAACTTTGCCGTGAGCGCCAAGGATGACTTCCAGCACGAGCTGAACGAGTACGGGTACGATTACACCGGCGACAAGCCGCTGGTGCTGGCCCGCGACGCCAAGAACCAGAAGTTCATTATGAAGGACGAATTCTCGGTGGAGAATCTGCAGGCGTTCGCGACCGAGCTGGAGGAGGGCTCGCTGGAACCGTACGTCAAGTCGGAACCGGTGCCGGAAAGCAACGACGGACCGGTGAAGGTTGCCGTGGCCAAGAACTTTGACGAGGTGGTCGTGAACAACGGTGTCGACACGCTGGTCGAGTTCTACGCACCGTGGTGCGGACACTGCAAGAAGCTCACCCCGACGCTGGAGGAGCTGGGCACCAAGCTGAAGGATGAGGCCGTTTCGATCGTGAAGATGGATGCCACCGCCAACGATGTGCCGCCCCAGTTTGAGGTGCGCGGCTTCCCGACCCTCTACTGGTTGCCGAAGGACGCCAAGAGCTCCCCGGCCCGTTACGAGGGTGGCCGCGAGGTGGACGACTTCGTGAAGTACATTGCCAAGCACGCGACGAGCGAGCTGAAGGGCTTCGACCGTGCCGGCGGCGCGAAGAAGACCGAGCTGTAA
- the LOC1269788 gene encoding protein Aatf, whose protein sequence is MKKKPATLSDKLNKLFAPEDHSDESGDETAPKFSEFDETPDDAGRDAALSEFRKRNVRFLEEFDRKYKGAVSSRSETFGEDDEEESDGAGDDSDDLGGDDDDDEEDDDSSVRKSKPKSLVLLKPPREDDDSEDDDDDDAGDNYDDDDDGEDESGGDNYEESSDEDEQSSSARTARSKQQASKQPELTLLKEENRQDAINKGLAVQNQLKIWERLLEMRIKVQPCLLASNGLPPPEACEKLRSQNEEFRDKAQQAVATVTEAMDRMLELQELLMGRFAETKDLLKSGSKRTALGSKSSKSKRIALDGYEAMLAGRCKDMEEYRNSVLMKWHDRTTIASKMRSNPMQSQSVLKKIEDSLINREELVRKTQLYRGGYTLLGREVPSEAAGPTQPTDREDGRDAGEEQTPSSVYDGEIFDDSDFYHQMLRELIEYKTSTTDSPQEIASKLAELQKLRNKMKKTVDTKASKGRKIRYVVHKKLVNFMAPVPDYEWTDEAKDELFGSLFGQRPVAEER, encoded by the exons ATGAAGAAAAAGCCGGCGACCCTTTCGGATAAGCTGAACAAGCTTTTCGCCCCGGAGGACCATTCGGACGAGTCGGGCGATGAGACAGCGCCAAAGTTCAGCGAGTTTGATGAAACGCCGGATGATGCGGGTCGCGATGCCGCATTGAGTGAGTTCCGCAAGCGAAACGTTCGATTCCTGGAAGAGTTTGACCGGAAGTACAAGGGAGCAGTGTCCTCGCGGAGTGAAACCTTCGGTGAGGATGATGAAGAAGAGTCTGACGGAGCTGGGGATGATTCGGACGATCTcggtggcgatgatgatgatgatgaggaagaCGATGATAGTAGCGTGCGGAAAAGCAAACCTAAATCACTTGTGCTCCTAAAGCCACCCCGAGAGGACGATGATAgcgaggatgatgatgatgacgatgccgGAGACAActacgatgacgatgatgatggtgaggaCGAATCGGGCGGAGATAATTACGAAGAGTCCTCGGACGAAGACGaacaatcatcatcagcgCGCACGGCAAGAAGCAAGCAGCAAGCATCCAAGCAACCGGAGCTCACCCTGCTCAAGGAAGAAAACCGCCAGGATGCAATCAACAAAGGTTTAGCGGTCCAGAATCAGCTGAAAATATGGGAACGCTTGCTGGAAATGCGCATCAAGGTGCAGCCCTGCTTGCTCGCTTCGAACGGTCTGCCACCGCCGGAAGCGTGCGAAAAGCTGCGCTCACAAAATGAAGAATTTCGAGACAAGGCACAGCAAGCGGTAGCGACCGTAACGGAGGCAATGGATCGAATGCTCGAACTGCAGGAACTTCTGATGGGTCGGTTCGCTGAGACGAAGGATCTGCTCAAGAGTGGTTCAAAACGGACTGCACTAGGTTCCAAGTCGTCCAAATCGAAACGGATCGCACTGGACGGATACGAAGCGATGCTTGCTGGCAGGTGCAAGGATATGGAGGAGTATCGGAACAGTGTGCTGATGAAGTGGCACGATCGGACAACGATCGCATCCAAGATGCGAAGCAACCCAATGCAGTCGCAGTCCGTGTTGAAGAAAATCGAGGACAGTCTTATCAATCGGGAGGAGCTGGTGCGTAAGACGCAACTGTATCGCGGCGGTTATACGTTGCTCGGGCGGGAGGTTCCATCGGAGGCAGCGGGTCCAACACAACCCACCGATCGGGAGGATGGCCGGGATGCAGGGGAAGAACAAACACCGTCCTCGGTTTATGATGGGGAAATTTTCGACGACTCGGACTTTTACCACCAGATGCTGCGGGAATTGATTGAGTACAAAACCAGCACCACCGACAGCCCGCAGGAGATTGCCAGCAAGCTGGCGGAGCTGCAGAAACTTCGCAACAAGATGAAGAAAACGGTCGACACGAAAGCGTCCAAGGGTCGGAAAATACG ATATGTGGTACACAAAAAGCTGGTTAACTTCATGGCCCCGGTTCCCGACTACGAATGGACGGATGAGGCAAAAGATGAGCTATTTGGCTCACTGTTCGGTCAGCGGCCAGTGGCAGAGGAGCGGTAA
- the LOC1269787 gene encoding DIS3-like exonuclease 2, with product MSDEEFFREIRETMIDDTRKMLENAGSSSGRKGLAKDSSKSTTTSTTPRKVESASNGETESGTAKAVLSEPLNALDGKSKHVKPSSTSAHLPHTRAEKTSDRSGKKREPKWNLAEMNQGSEMGDTNTTTTAYAESTDKATMELVTLQLEPSGERKKPPVAAPNNAAVSSDAAESDDDDSPPPVGVPEEATDKDRTKARKLKKEMKRKVKEATKLQELNKKKQGKDGPGKDQLSQLTRQIQSIQAQIENLKKAARLDNAAGAGRPDKTRENPLKATRSVSESSSRKETKRKDKPQPATSTSNAFTNVAVIGGDELPPEHRLLVQLFMLSSNQRKKFLERQGMELGLLTPHPHKKHVVLVNKDIQHVAEGLATQARQYLAECREAALPAAPAKQHKDSSLQGATANSSHDSSNFKPKRYSRGTYEEQVTYLLNDGNVRSEEDYDPRLILLDIRDKAKEIIQERLDTFVQGLVTLNVGYVIEGFVRINARNNMQSFVDDASQVGNVYINSILLRRCAMEGDRVRVFVMPKAPSDDSATSPNANGNDESAEEDATQQAGGKTTQNSVGFVMAILEKRHNRQCVGKFLAAAPGKKHYRVFMPRDMRIPPVRVFKQDWPNALLSTNIVKLKDDKEEKEDRKVSQTGDVDVTDVLYQAEIIEWQDEVPIGTILKSIGKCGVLEVENESILVEHNLDVTPYGEAILAQLPAVPYCIPQEELERREDLRGECIFTIDPATARDLDDALSCKQLENGNYQIGVHISDVTYFLRESSPLDELVKLRATSIYMVDTVYHMLPKQLCNTCSLLPGEDKLAFSVFWEMQPDGTVLSTRFARTVINSCSQLSYEHAQLMLDNPSCEVEEDQFPEIMHGYNAKQLCKIVNTLQSIAVQLRQRRMDDGCLKINQPKLTFRLDPATGRPIEYGVYKVRPSNEMIEDFMLLANTSVANAIYKAFPEISLLRAHSPPAENMMKNLVRTLSLHGHALSYASPKDIRECMETIITTSENPDATRSVLSVLLAKPMIRAQYYCSLYATTPEHFMHYALAIPMYTHFTSPIRRYADCLVHRVLAAALAIDVQPKRSPEELQCLAMICNEKKYNAKCAGEASSLLYFRHWLEAVGEYETEAAVMGYAAHHIELVLIHSGIVLKAATKKLSTVATVVYKPTEPVASCMLIPNDTSIPPVELTIFTKVRVTVKVIKDTIIVSSVLPIATQEQSASQTVAQTVEQSVTDLSEEMKSARIY from the exons ATGTCAGATGAAGAGTTCTTCCGTGAAATAAGGGAAACAATGATCGACGATACGCGCAAAATGTTGGAAAATGCTGGCTCATCGAGTGGCAGGAAGGGATTAGCGAAAGATAGCAGTAAAAgtaccaccacctccaccaccccGCGGAAAGTGGAGAGCGCGTCGAACGGAGAAACGGAAAGCGGTACGGCGAAAGCAGTGTTGAGCGAACCACTTAACGCACTGGACGGTAAATCGAAGCACGTAAAACCATCTTCGACCTCGGCACACTTACCCCATACGAGGGCGGAGAAGACGTCGGACAGGAGCGGTAAGAAAAGGGAACCCAAGTGGAATCTGGCGGAAATGAATCAAGGTTCCGAAATGGGGGATACCAACACTACTACTACAGCGTATGCAGAATCGACTGATAAAGCGACGATGGAGCTGGTCACTCTGCAGCTTGAGCCCAGTGGCGAGCGGAAGAAGCCACCGGTGGCGGCTCCAAACAATGCAGCAGTGAGCAGTGATGCGGCCGAGTCTGATGACGATGATTCACCTCCACCAGTCGGGGTGCCGGAGGAGGCAACGGACAAGGACCGGACGAAAGCTAGAAAGTTGAAAAAGGAGATGAAGCGCAAGGTAAAGGAAGCGACCAAGCTACAGGAGCTGAATAAGAAGAAGCAGGGCAAGGATGGCCCAGGCAAGGATCAGTTATCGCAGCTAACAAGACAGATCCAATCGATACAGGCACAGATAGAGAATTTGAAGAAGGCAGCCAGACTGGATAACGCAGCAGGTGCAGGCAGGCCGGATAAAACAAGAGAGAATCCACTGAAGGCAACACGATCCGTATCGGAATCGAGCAGCAgaaaggaaacgaaacgaaaggaTAAGCCACAACCCGCAACAAGTACGAGCAATGCATTCACGAACGTAGCGGTGATCGGAGGCGATGAGTTGCCACCGGAGCATCGACTGCTCGTTCAGTTGTTTATGCTTAGCTCCAACCAGCGGAAAAAGTTCCTCGAGCGGCAGGGAATGGAGCTCGGGCTGCTTACTCCCCATCCGCACAAGAAGCACGTTGTGTTAGTCAACAAGGACATTCAGCATGTTGCCGAAGGGTTAGCTACGCAGGCCAGACAGTATCTGGCCGAATGTAGAGAAGCTGCACTGCCGGCAGCACCGGCAAAGCAACATAAAGACTCATCCCTCCAGGGAGCCACTGCCAACTCCAGCCACGACAGTAGCAACTTCAAACCGAAACGATATAGCAGAGGAACGTACGAGGAGCAGGTCACTTACCTGCTGAATGATGGCAATGTGCGCTCGGAGGAGGACTACGACCCGCGCCTTATCCTTCTAGACATCCGGGACAAAGCGAAGGAAATCATTCAGGAACGGTTGGACACGTTCGTGCAAGGGTTGGTGACACTGAACGTCGGCTACGTCATCGAGGGCTTTGTGCGCATCAACGCTCGCAACAATATGCAATCGTTCGTGGATGATGCATCGCAGGTGGGCAACGTTTACATCAATTCCATTCTGCTGCGCCGCTGCGCCATGGAAGGTGATCGAGTGCGGGTGTTTGTGATGCCTAAGGCACCGTCGGATGATTCCGCCACCAGTCCAAATGCAAATGGAAACGATGAGTCGGCGGAAGAGGACGCCACGCAGCAGGCTGGGGGGAAAACTACGCAAAACAGTGTCGGCTTCGTAATGGCCATTTTGGAGAAGCGGCACAACCGGCAGTGCGTTGGCAAGTTCCTTGCAGCGGCACCGGGCAAGAAACATTACCGCGTGTTCATGCCAAGAGACATGCGCATACCACCGGTGCGTGTGTTTAAGCAGGACTGGCCAAATGCACTGCTGAGCACAAACATCGTCAAGCTGAAGGACGAtaaggaggagaaggaagaTCGCAAGGTGTCGCAAACGGGCGACGTGGATGTAACGGACGTCCTGTATCAAGCGGAAATCATCGAGTGGCAGGATGAGGTCCCGATCGGCACGATACTGAAATCGATCGGCAAGTGTGGCGTGCTAGAGGTGGAAAATGAATCCATCCTCGTCGAGCACAACCTGGACGTGACGCCGTACGGGGAAGCCATTCTGGCACAGCTGCCGGCCGTACCGTACTGCATACCGCAGGAGGAACTCGAGCGGCGGGAAGATCTGCGCGGGGAGTGCATCTTCACGATCGATCCGGCGACGGCACGCGATCTGGACGATGCGCTGAGCTGCAAGCAGCTCGAGAATGGCAATTATCAAATCGGAGTCCACATATCGGACGTAACGTACTTCCTGCGGGAAAGCTCTCCGCTGGACGAGCTGGTGAAGCTGAGGGCCACCTCCATCTACATGGTGGACACGGTGTACCACATGCTGCCGAAGCAGCTGTGCAACACCTGTTCTCTACTGCCCGGAGAAGATAAGCTGGCCTTTTCCGTGTTCTGGGAGATGCAGCCCGATGGGACGGTGCTGAGTACGCGCTTCGCTCGCACCGTCATCAACTCGTGCTCGCAGCTCTCCTACGAACACGCGCAGCTAATGCTGGACAATCCGAGCTGTGAGGTGGAGGAGGATCAGTTCCCGGAAATTATGCACGGCTACAACGCCAAGCAGCTGTGCAAGATTGTCAATACGCTGCAATCGATCGCGGTGCAGCTGCGTCAGCGACGCATGGACGATGGGTGTTTGAAGATTAATCAGCCCAAACTCACCTTCCGCCTCGATCCTGCCACCGGTCGACCGATCGAGTACGGTGTGTACAAGGTGCGCCcgagcaatgagatgattgaaGATTTCATGCTGCTTGCCAACACTTCCGTTGCGAATGCGATCTACAAGGCATTCCCGGAAATTTCGCTACTGCGCGCCCACAGCCCGCCGGCCGAGAACATGATGAAGAATCTCGTCCGCACGCTGTCCCTGCATGGGCACGCCCTGTCGTACGCCAGCCCGAAGGACATACGGGAGTGTATGGAAACGATCATCACTACGTCGGAGAACCCGGACGCTACCCGGAGCGTGCTGAGTGTGCTGCTCGCCAAACCGATGATCCGGGCACAGTACTACTGCTCGCTGTATGCGACCACGCCCGAGCACTTTATGCATTACGCGTTGGCCATACCGATGTACACGCACTTCACCAGCCCCATCCGACGGTATGCCGATTGTCTGGTGCATCGAGTGCTGGCCGCCGCGCTAGCGATCGATGTGCAGCCGAAACGGTCGCCCGAGGAGCTGCAGTGTCTGGCCATGATTTGCAACGAGAAAAAGTACAACGCCAAGTGTGCGGGCGAGGCCAGTTCGCTGCTGTACTTCCGCCACTGGTTGGAGGCTGTGGGAGAGTACGAAACGGAGGCTGCCGTTATGGGATATGCCGCCCATCATATCGAGCTGGTGCTGATACACTCCGGCATTGTGCTGAAGGCTGCCACTAAG AAACTGTCCACCGTTGCCACGGTCGTCTATAAACCGACCGAACCGGTCGCGAGCTGCATGTTGATTCCGAACGATACCTCCATACCACCGGTCGAGTTGACCATCTTTACCAAGGTTCGTGTCACGGTAAAGGTCATAAAGGATACGATCATCGTAAGTTCAGTTCTTCCCATCGCAACGCAGGAACAATCCGCTTCACAAACCGTGGCACAAACTGTTGAGCAATCGGTGACTGATTTAAGCGAGGAAATGAAATCCGCTCGCATCTACTAG
- the LOC1269786 gene encoding epsin-1 isoform X3, protein MRKTDTQMNVAGIRRNIKNLAHNYSDAQVKVREATSNDPWGPSSTIMAEIADLTYNVVAFSEIMQMIWKRMNDHGKNWRHVYKALLLLEYLIKTGTEKVAQQCKENIYAIQTLKEFQYMEEGKDQGMHVREKAKQLVSLLKDDERLKNERARALKAKERFARTASGFGSDGSIDGPTQRDPRPPNWGEGEPIAGAATSGVGKPVSEIEFVRPQTVGEEELQLQLAMAMSREEAEQEEQKRRSDDVRLQLALSQSEQDFKKDGDPPAGSSALVDLLDISFGAASISSPSQQPLAGPSGTSGTIDPWGMPVAGGSRPTTTDPWSRTSSPPAVVDPWLNTASALPTAGPSTSKPPLLGADTWQPRTQSPSVTSGSSVEGWLQNGAGAGAAAAGPMMMNGAGASNGNLDPWYSKTNAVPIGATAPPLGVASGDPWQANKRSTPVPTAAAAASGDPWQANASAVKLDPWAPVSNNSATGSVGDLEATFGAAGGPLMNRPSPVGAITSPVSDLDEFDIITKRAASNNSSGSTTNNNNNHNAASNNLNNNSSLLLGDLDPLSSSGTNSSSPSMGASTAAKKTPQSFLGENSALVNLDNLIKPMPSGGSVAAAATSSAAYNPFGETGGAGAPVQKNLFQQNQPQVPSINQLKQSPFPVTLNQDPWAPVANMTTAQANLNNNNSAPWMNPQSSNPFLS, encoded by the exons A TGAGGAAAACCGACACACAAATGAACGTAGCTGGCATACGTCGCAACATCAAGAACCTCGCCCACAACTACTCCGATGCGCAGGTGAAGGTGCGGGAAGCCACCTCGAACGACCCATGGGGCCCTTCGTCCACGATCATGGCGGAGATTGCCGACCTCACGTACAACGTGGTGGCCTTCTCCGAAATCATGCAGATGATCTGGAAGCGCATGAACGACCATGGAAAAAACTGGCGACACGTGTACAAGGCACTG CTACTGCTGGAGTACCTCATCAAAACGGGCACGGAGAAGGTGGCGCAACAGTGCAAGGAAAATATCTACGCCATCCAAACGCTGAAGGAATTCCAGTACATGGAGGAGGGCAAGGATCAGGGCATGCACGTGCGCGAAAAGGCGAAACAGCTCGTATCGCTGCTAAAAGATGACGAGCGGCTGAAGAACGAGCGGGCCCGTGCCCTGAAGGCGAAGGAACGTTTCGCCCGAACGGCCAGCGGGTTCGGTAGCGATGGTTCGATCGATGGCCCAACGCAGCGTGACCCAAGG CCACCGAACTGGGGCGAAGGTGAACCGATTGCGGGGGCAGCAACGAGCGGTGTCGGCAAGCCGGTGTCTGAGATTGAGTTTGTGCGACCGCAGACGGTCGGCGAGGAAGAATTGCAGCTGCAGCTAGCGATGGCTATGTCGCGCGAGGAAGCGGAACAGGAGGAGCAAAAGCGCCGCAGCGACGATGTTCGATTGCAGTTGGCACTCAGCCAAAGCGAGCAGGACTTCAA GAAAGACGGCGATCCCCCAGCAGGAAGTAGCGCGTTGGTGGATTTGTTGGACATTTCTTTCGGAGCGGCGTCCATAAGCAGCCCGTCGCAGCAACCGCTCGCCGGCCCCTCCGGTACCAGTGGTACGATCGATCCCTGGGGAATGCCCGTTGCCGGTGGATCCCGACCGACG ACGACGGATCCCTGGTCGCGAACGTCATCTCCGCCGGCGGTAGTAGATCCGTGGCTAAACACTGCCTCGGCCCTACCTACGGCGGGACCATCCACCTCGAAACCTCCGCTGCTTGGAGCGGACACGTGGCAACCGCGCACACAATCGCCCTCGGTAACGTCTGGTTCGTCGGTTGAGGGATGGTTGCAAAATGGTGCAGGTGCGggtgccgctgccgccggaccgatgatgatgaacggTGCCGGAGCTTCAAATGGAAATCTGGACCCGTGGTACAGCAAAACGAATGCTGTCCCTATTGGAGCTACTGCG CCTCCCCTGGGCGTTGCGTCTGGCGATCCTTGGCAAGCGAATAAACGATCCACGCCCGtgcctactgctgctgctgctgccagtggTGATCCGTGGCAGGCAAACGCATCTGCTGTTAAGCTAGATCCGTGGGCTCCAGTTAGCAATAACTCAGCCACGGGAAGTGTTGGAGATTTGGAAGCTACCTTTGGCGCAGCTGGTGGA CCTCTGATGAATCGACCCTCACCCGTTGGTGCTATCACTTCACCGGTGTCCGATTTGGACGAGTTTGACATTATTACCAAGCGGGCGGCAAGCAACAACAGTAGCGgcagcaccaccaacaacaataataaccACAATGCCGCTAGCAACAATCTGAATAACAACAGTT CACTGCTACTCGGGGACCTAGATCCACTGTCATCCTCCGGCACGAACTCAAGCTCACCCAGCATGGGCGCGTCGACGGCCGCAAAGAAGACACCGCAATCGTTCCTCGGCGAAAACTCGGCCCTCGTAAACCTGGACAATCTAATCAAACCAATGCCGAGCGGTGGCAGTGTGGCAGCAGCGGCCACATCGTCCGCGGCATACAATCCGTTCGGCGAAACCGGCGGTGCCGGTGCACCCGTACAGAAGAACCTATTCCAACAGAATCAACCTCAG GTTCCGTCCATCAATCAATTGAAACAGTCCCCGTTCCCAGTAACGCTTAATCAGGACCCGTGGGCTCCGGTTGCAAACATGACCACAGCGCAA
- the LOC1269786 gene encoding epsin-1 isoform X4, translating into MRKTDTQMNVAGIRRNIKNLAHNYSDAQVKVREATSNDPWGPSSTIMAEIADLTYNVVAFSEIMQMIWKRMNDHGKNWRHVYKALLLLEYLIKTGTEKVAQQCKENIYAIQTLKEFQYMEEGKDQGMHVREKAKQLVSLLKDDERLKNERARALKAKERFARTASGFGSDGSIDGPTQRDPRPPNWGEGEPIAGAATSGVGKPVSEIEFVRPQTVGEEELQLQLAMAMSREEAEQEEQKRRSDDVRLQLALSQSEQDFKKDGDPPAGSSALVDLLDISFGAASISSPSQQPLAGPSGTSGTIDPWGMPVAGGSRPTTTDPWSRTSSPPAVVDPWLNTASALPTAGPSTSKPPLLGADTWQPRTQSPSVTSGSSVEGWLQNGAGAGAAAAGPMMMNGAGASNGNLDPWYSKTNAVPIGATAPPLGVASGDPWQANKRSTPVPTAAAAASGDPWQANASAVKLDPWAPVSNNSATGSVGDLEATFGAAGGPLMNRPSPVGAITSPVSDLDEFDIITKRAASNNSSGSTTNNNNNHNAASNNLNNNSSLLLGDLDPLSSSGTNSSSPSMGASTAAKKTPQSFLGENSALVNLDNLIKPMPSGGSVAAAATSSAAYNPFGETGGAGAPVQKNLFQQNQPQVPSINQLKQSPFPVTLNQDPWAPVANMTTAQHATSSSNGAWTLK; encoded by the exons A TGAGGAAAACCGACACACAAATGAACGTAGCTGGCATACGTCGCAACATCAAGAACCTCGCCCACAACTACTCCGATGCGCAGGTGAAGGTGCGGGAAGCCACCTCGAACGACCCATGGGGCCCTTCGTCCACGATCATGGCGGAGATTGCCGACCTCACGTACAACGTGGTGGCCTTCTCCGAAATCATGCAGATGATCTGGAAGCGCATGAACGACCATGGAAAAAACTGGCGACACGTGTACAAGGCACTG CTACTGCTGGAGTACCTCATCAAAACGGGCACGGAGAAGGTGGCGCAACAGTGCAAGGAAAATATCTACGCCATCCAAACGCTGAAGGAATTCCAGTACATGGAGGAGGGCAAGGATCAGGGCATGCACGTGCGCGAAAAGGCGAAACAGCTCGTATCGCTGCTAAAAGATGACGAGCGGCTGAAGAACGAGCGGGCCCGTGCCCTGAAGGCGAAGGAACGTTTCGCCCGAACGGCCAGCGGGTTCGGTAGCGATGGTTCGATCGATGGCCCAACGCAGCGTGACCCAAGG CCACCGAACTGGGGCGAAGGTGAACCGATTGCGGGGGCAGCAACGAGCGGTGTCGGCAAGCCGGTGTCTGAGATTGAGTTTGTGCGACCGCAGACGGTCGGCGAGGAAGAATTGCAGCTGCAGCTAGCGATGGCTATGTCGCGCGAGGAAGCGGAACAGGAGGAGCAAAAGCGCCGCAGCGACGATGTTCGATTGCAGTTGGCACTCAGCCAAAGCGAGCAGGACTTCAA GAAAGACGGCGATCCCCCAGCAGGAAGTAGCGCGTTGGTGGATTTGTTGGACATTTCTTTCGGAGCGGCGTCCATAAGCAGCCCGTCGCAGCAACCGCTCGCCGGCCCCTCCGGTACCAGTGGTACGATCGATCCCTGGGGAATGCCCGTTGCCGGTGGATCCCGACCGACG ACGACGGATCCCTGGTCGCGAACGTCATCTCCGCCGGCGGTAGTAGATCCGTGGCTAAACACTGCCTCGGCCCTACCTACGGCGGGACCATCCACCTCGAAACCTCCGCTGCTTGGAGCGGACACGTGGCAACCGCGCACACAATCGCCCTCGGTAACGTCTGGTTCGTCGGTTGAGGGATGGTTGCAAAATGGTGCAGGTGCGggtgccgctgccgccggaccgatgatgatgaacggTGCCGGAGCTTCAAATGGAAATCTGGACCCGTGGTACAGCAAAACGAATGCTGTCCCTATTGGAGCTACTGCG CCTCCCCTGGGCGTTGCGTCTGGCGATCCTTGGCAAGCGAATAAACGATCCACGCCCGtgcctactgctgctgctgctgccagtggTGATCCGTGGCAGGCAAACGCATCTGCTGTTAAGCTAGATCCGTGGGCTCCAGTTAGCAATAACTCAGCCACGGGAAGTGTTGGAGATTTGGAAGCTACCTTTGGCGCAGCTGGTGGA CCTCTGATGAATCGACCCTCACCCGTTGGTGCTATCACTTCACCGGTGTCCGATTTGGACGAGTTTGACATTATTACCAAGCGGGCGGCAAGCAACAACAGTAGCGgcagcaccaccaacaacaataataaccACAATGCCGCTAGCAACAATCTGAATAACAACAGTT CACTGCTACTCGGGGACCTAGATCCACTGTCATCCTCCGGCACGAACTCAAGCTCACCCAGCATGGGCGCGTCGACGGCCGCAAAGAAGACACCGCAATCGTTCCTCGGCGAAAACTCGGCCCTCGTAAACCTGGACAATCTAATCAAACCAATGCCGAGCGGTGGCAGTGTGGCAGCAGCGGCCACATCGTCCGCGGCATACAATCCGTTCGGCGAAACCGGCGGTGCCGGTGCACCCGTACAGAAGAACCTATTCCAACAGAATCAACCTCAG GTTCCGTCCATCAATCAATTGAAACAGTCCCCGTTCCCAGTAACGCTTAATCAGGACCCGTGGGCTCCGGTTGCAAACATGACCACAGCGCAA